The Cucumis melo cultivar AY chromosome 6, USDA_Cmelo_AY_1.0, whole genome shotgun sequence genome includes a region encoding these proteins:
- the LOC103483724 gene encoding probable membrane-associated kinase regulator 1 — MQKIEKNRDDPITKSHSLISPLSPKNSFSSSSSSDFEFTISISPRKSSIALCPADELFCNGHLLPLHSRRNSLVPTLLPSSSTSSSADSAATTASRDSTGSSSTDSSRSSSQNDPTRPTSDATDLNTGIRHRHDKKCKQFSFSRFSSVFRKEPKSVNNVSTGGSDSKPPRVKGIGSTAKQVIKKYFRKVQLKIGSKSCHSPATPPLPPESTKNSSLTSGTAEESGRFSLSFSGNLRYPRGRSSLLPSGPSSTRSSPSHSGVLRRGGVQSMSSVSGYGSSYSADMSSMEELHSAIQGAIAHCKNSLIHNKNADESSSLS, encoded by the exons ATGCAAAAGATTGAAAAGAACAGAGACGACCCAATAACCAAATCCCACTCCCTAATCTCACCATTATCTCCCAAAAATTCcttctcttcatcttcctcctcCGATTTCGAATTCACCATCTCAATCTCCCCTCGTAAATCCTCCATCGCGCTCTGTCCCGCCGATGAGCTCTTCTGCAACGGTCACCTTCTTCCTCTCCACTCTCGTCGGAACTCCCTCGTTCCCACCCTCCTCCCTTCCTCCAGCACCTCCTCATCCGCCGACTCCGCCGCCACCACAGCCTCCCGTGACTCCACCGGCAGCTCCTCCACCGACTCCTCTCGCTCTTCCTCCCAAAATGATCCCACACGTCCTACCTCGGACGCCACCGATCTAAACACCGGAATCCGACACCGGCACGATAAGAAATGCAAACAGTTTTCCTTTTCTAGATTCTCGTCGGTTTTTAGAAAAGAGCCGAAGAGTGTCAATAATGTCAGTACAGGTGGCAGTGACTCCAAGCCACCACGTGTTAAAGGGATTGGATCCACTGCTAAGCAAGTGATCAAGAAGTACTTCAGAAAAGTTCAGCTGAAAATTGGGTCCAAATCCTGCCACTCGCCAGCCACGCCGCCGCTTCCGCCGGAATCCACGAAAAATAGTTCCTTAACTTCCGGCACGGCTGAGGAGAGCGGCAGATTCTCCCTCTCATTTTCAGGAAATTTAAG GTATCCGCGTGGGAGAAGCAGCCTCCTACCGAGTGGCCCATCTTCAACACGGTCATCACCGAGTCACTCCGGCGTGCTCCGGCGAGGTGGCGTACAAAGCATGAGTTCCGTTAGTGGCTACGGATCGTCATACTCCGCCGACATGTCGTCAATGGAAGAACTCCACAGTGCAATCCAAGGCGCCATTGCTCATTGCAAGAACTCACTAATCCATAACAAGAACGCCGACGAGTCATCATCCTTGAGCTGA